From the Montipora capricornis isolate CH-2021 chromosome 2, ASM3666992v2, whole genome shotgun sequence genome, one window contains:
- the LOC138037944 gene encoding uncharacterized protein, whose protein sequence is MGCFPSRLRRNLNDSCDGDSFIDLDQEVTPLLTEISTTQQQSEHIIPQTKIKDQDIIGLQDRDLESILLKLEQAQSWRAKIKRVETTAELESYRLNITGILNTATIEMSRLTKENKLYDVEKVVNSIVHLRSAIGDEFFEAVGINAFGREITDLGSYVITGGQYFKPVMVQEDDDSIVKLYFFIVSDADSTEVLLRYYLEHASLLDDYFALGLVTPEGHTQVEIYGSTCPTYWKTRRDVINNVTARLNRLEDSYEFDYLSDYDSLLTAIR, encoded by the coding sequence ATGGGCTGCTTTCCGAGCAGACTTAGACGCAACTTGAACGACTCCTGTGATGGTGATTCGTTTATTGATCTTGATCAAGAAGTCACTCCATTACTGACAGAAATCTCGACAACACAACAACAATCGGAGCATATAATCCCGCAGACGAAAATTAAGGATCAAGATATAATAGGGCTACAGGACAGGGATTTGGAATCTATTTTGCTTAAACTGGAGCAGGCACAAAGTTGGAGAGCGAAAATTAAACGAGTGGAAACCACGGCGGAACTTGAAAGCTACCGGTTAAATATTACGGGAATCTTGAATACAGCTACCATAGAAATGAGCAgattaacaaaagaaaacaaactttatgaCGTCGAGAAAGTTGTAAATAGCATCGTGCATTTACGAAGTGCAATCGGTGATGAGTTTTTCGAAGCTGTAGGCATCAACGCCTTTGGGAGAGAAATAACTGACCTAGGATCTTATGTCATTACGGGAGGACAATACTTTAAGCCTGTTATGGTACAAGAAGATGACGATAGCATAGTTAAGCTTTACTTCTTCATTGTGTCTGATGCGGATTCAACTGAAGTCTTGCTTCGCTATTATCTCGAGCATGCAAGCCTTTTGGACGATTACTTCGCTTTGGGGTTGGTTACTCCAGAAGGACATACGCAAGTTGAAATATACGGAAGTACGTGTCCAACTTATTGGAAAACTCGCCGAGATGTGATAAACAATGTAACAGCTCGTCTCAATCGACTAGAAGACTCGTATGAATTTGACTATTTATCCGATTACGATAGTCTATTGACGGCAATTCGATAG